A segment of the Thermodesulfobacteriota bacterium genome:
GGTGCGCTGGCGTTACGTGCACCGGTGCAGCTCGATCTTCCTCAGCCGCTGCAATTGCAATCGCTGCCGCAATTGCCGCTGCAATTGCTACTGCTGCCGCGATCGTGCCGGCTGTGATACCTACGGTCGTTACTGCTGCGGCCTCCGCTGCCGCTCCGGCCGCAGCTCCAGCACCCGCTTCCTGGGCAAAACTACGACTAGTCAGAAAAGCAAATACGATAAAAGCCACAAATACGACAAAGAGTTTCTTCATCATAGAGCCACCTCCTTCACTTCTCTCTATAAAACAGCTCTATATCCCTGTCAAGCATTTTTTTTGCGTTCCTTCCCAAGATTTCGAAAAGACTTCGTGGATGGGAGATATCCTGGGCCACATCCCGTGTCCATGGACTTATGGAATAGCCATACACAGTCCTCGAATCTTTACCCTCAAAGATTCTTATGGGGATCTGCACGCTTACTCCTTTGTCCCAGTAGCCCCTGTTATAAGGGTCTTTGAAGATGGAAGTATCTGTGAAACCAGCCCAAACACTAACGGTTACCCCCCGGATGAACTTTGAGACCGTAACTTTTGTACCCATATCGCCAGCCAAAAATCTTCCACCTTTTACATCAACTGCCACGTCCAGTTCGGGAACGTTAAGCCTCAAGTTTGCAAAAAAAGGCGCGTAATAGTCTTTTACGTCATCTTTTTTAAACTTTATCGGATTTTCCGGATCCCTTTTCTTTACACAACTTCCAGAGAGCCCCAAGAACAATCTTCCATCTAAGACAGGTTTTGCAATCTCGGCATCAATTCCAGTGTACTGAAGTTCGAGTATTCCTAAACTTAGCCTATAGTAAGGACCTCTTTCTAACTTACCCATGAAGGTAAAAAGGAGTCTATCAAGCCAAAGGGGTCGCTTTAAATAATCGACTATGTCAGACCTTACTGGAATTGAGAGAGGGGGAACAACAGTTGAAATGTTGCTCAAAGGATAAGCTGATAGTCCGGCACTTATTGAAAAAAACTCATCAGGTCTATAGTCAACCCATCCTACAATCCCCGCTTTTCCTTTCCAAAACCCAGACGGGTCATTTAGATAAAGCGAAATTTGTGGCTTGTAATTGAAGGAGAACTCTCTTCTTAAGTACTTTTCCCCTTTTGGGGCAGCATCTGCCTCCTCAATCCTACTTAATCCCACAAAATCTCTGAAATCGATTTCGTTGTTTCTGTAAAGAAGCATGTCCTCTTTTGTCGTTCTAACCGATAAAACTGGAATTCCCCGTTCTTTAAAAATTATTATGACGTCATTAACTTCCGGTGGTAAAAGTGGAGCTATGTTAGTTATGAGAATGTGGAGTGCCTTAGGTAGGTAAAAATACTTTCTGTTTTCAATATCGAGAAAGAGCGTACCATCCGACATTCCTATCCCGATTTCAGAAAAACCGAGCTCTCCTAAGCATCTTTTTATTCTTTCCTCGGCGGGTTTTACCTTTATCTCTTCCGGTTCTTTATAAGGCCTATCTGATATGGGAAGTAAAGGCTCGCCGATCAAAAAGGGCATTGAAATCCCAAAACCTATTGTTTCTCCCCTCTCAAAAGCCAAAGTTAAGTCCATCCACCTAAAAGGACTGTAAGTAACTCCGACATTCAGCTTGCTTTTTGGGTCCCTTTCAAAATACCTCTTTCTTGCAGGATCGGACATTTGTTTTCTGTATTCTGTTGGGTCATACTCAAAAACAAAACTCATATTATGCTTGAGAAATAACCGGCCGCCGAAAAATAATTTTGCATCCTTTATCCATGCTTTCGGATCCTCAAGCATCTCCACATAAAACCCTTCTCCTTTTGGAACAGTTGGCCTTTTTCCAAACCTTCCACTTCCCAAACCCAAAGTGATATCAAATGGATAAATTTTTTTACTCATCACCACATATTGGGAAGGATAAAGTCTTGTACCGTGTGGGTCCATTATTCCCAAAGATAGTTGGGGTAAGTACTTCTCCTCCCGTAAAAGTCTGAATTTTAGATCTATCGCTTTGTCCTTATAGTTTCCGTACTTTCTCCAAATCGGATCATGAGGGTGCGCTTTAACCCCTAAAATCTCAGTCACCCTCCCTGTTATCTCGATCCCATCGAAAGGTGAAAAAGAGACTGCGTAGAATCTATAAGGATGCACCTGTCTTACATGTGGTCGCCACATCTCTTTATCCATTACTCTCGCATCAGGTAACTCTAAAAGTCCGGTGTAGCCCCAGTTTGAGGAGTAAAAGTCCTTTTCTTTAGCCAAACCTGGTAAGCTAGCAACAAAAAAAAAGAGAAGCACAGAACCCAGAAGGCAAAAGAAAGAAGACACGTATCTCAAAAGGCCTTACTCAAAGAGATACTTGACAGTCCCTGCTACGACAGCAGTATTCATTAGGATCTGGGTTATGTCTTTTATGTTCCTCAGCCATGCTATGCGTTCAATCTTTTCAGGGACAACGATCGTATCACCTGGTTCAATTTTATGGTCATCCGAAAACCGAGAGATCTCCCACCTTGAATTTAGAAAGTTCCAGGTAAGTGTGGACCTTCCCAGTTTTTTTGCCGATCCGTCGACTTTTAGTACGAAGATGTTCTTTGTGTCTGCAAACCTGGAAGGCCCACCTGCAAGAGCGATGTAGTCTTTGTAACTAAAGCCTTCCCTGTAGACAAAGCTTCCCTGACTCATAACAGCTCCGACAACATTTACAACGGAGTTTTTGGGCGGGATGTAGAGGGTGTCT
Coding sequences within it:
- a CDS encoding YjbH domain-containing protein; translation: MAKEKDFYSSNWGYTGLLELPDARVMDKEMWRPHVRQVHPYRFYAVSFSPFDGIEITGRVTEILGVKAHPHDPIWRKYGNYKDKAIDLKFRLLREEKYLPQLSLGIMDPHGTRLYPSQYVVMSKKIYPFDITLGLGSGRFGKRPTVPKGEGFYVEMLEDPKAWIKDAKLFFGGRLFLKHNMSFVFEYDPTEYRKQMSDPARKRYFERDPKSKLNVGVTYSPFRWMDLTLAFERGETIGFGISMPFLIGEPLLPISDRPYKEPEEIKVKPAEERIKRCLGELGFSEIGIGMSDGTLFLDIENRKYFYLPKALHILITNIAPLLPPEVNDVIIIFKERGIPVLSVRTTKEDMLLYRNNEIDFRDFVGLSRIEEADAAPKGEKYLRREFSFNYKPQISLYLNDPSGFWKGKAGIVGWVDYRPDEFFSISAGLSAYPLSNISTVVPPLSIPVRSDIVDYLKRPLWLDRLLFTFMGKLERGPYYRLSLGILELQYTGIDAEIAKPVLDGRLFLGLSGSCVKKRDPENPIKFKKDDVKDYYAPFFANLRLNVPELDVAVDVKGGRFLAGDMGTKVTVSKFIRGVTVSVWAGFTDTSIFKDPYNRGYWDKGVSVQIPIRIFEGKDSRTVYGYSISPWTRDVAQDISHPRSLFEILGRNAKKMLDRDIELFYREK